Proteins from a single region of Pseudodesulfovibrio portus:
- a CDS encoding sigma-54-dependent transcriptional regulator, with protein MARILIIDDDHEVCETMESLITRLTHECAAAHTLDQGLRLARAGEFDVIFLDVRLPDGNGLDILPDIMALPDPPEVIILTGKGDPDGAELAIRGGVWDYLLKPSSVREISLTLGRALKYHDEKTDRKEGTLDLAGVVGESPSIKASFNLLSQAARSDSNVLITGQTGTGKELFASTIHENSKRKSRNFVVVDCAGLTETLLESTLYGHRKGAFTGAQADRIGLVKLADGGTLFLDEVGEMPLSMQKAFLRVLQERTFRPVGDTREQTSNFRLVAATNRDLDEMVRNGEFRQDLLFRLKTMHIHLPPLMERPEDIRALAVFRVRQLCKQYGMAPKAFGSDFHAALGTYDWPGNVRELFSVLERAVVASGDEKTLYAMHLPREFRIRIAKAQIARMTAPETEILEKLDSEPVRKIGQDIFEDIFEQELPTLREFKATAEKVYLSELVRQCDGDLPRILEASKLSRSHFYSLLKKYGLSL; from the coding sequence GTGGCCCGCATACTGATAATAGACGACGACCATGAAGTCTGCGAAACCATGGAAAGCCTGATCACCAGGCTGACCCACGAGTGCGCTGCGGCCCATACCCTGGACCAGGGGCTCCGGCTGGCCCGCGCCGGTGAATTCGACGTCATTTTCCTCGATGTCCGGCTGCCCGACGGCAACGGGCTGGACATCCTGCCCGACATCATGGCCCTGCCCGACCCGCCCGAAGTCATCATCCTGACCGGCAAGGGCGACCCGGACGGCGCGGAACTGGCCATCCGGGGCGGGGTCTGGGACTATCTGCTCAAGCCGTCCTCGGTGCGGGAAATCTCCCTGACCCTGGGCCGCGCCCTGAAATACCACGACGAAAAGACGGACCGGAAGGAAGGCACCCTCGACCTGGCCGGCGTGGTGGGCGAGAGCCCGTCCATCAAGGCCAGTTTCAATCTGCTGTCCCAGGCGGCCCGATCCGATTCCAATGTCCTGATCACCGGACAGACGGGCACGGGCAAGGAGCTGTTCGCCTCGACCATCCACGAGAACTCCAAACGCAAATCGCGCAACTTCGTGGTCGTGGACTGCGCCGGGCTGACCGAGACCCTGCTGGAATCCACCCTGTACGGGCACCGCAAGGGCGCGTTCACCGGGGCGCAGGCCGACCGCATCGGGCTGGTCAAGCTGGCCGACGGCGGGACCCTGTTCCTGGACGAGGTGGGCGAGATGCCCCTGTCCATGCAGAAGGCCTTTCTGCGCGTGCTCCAGGAGCGGACCTTCCGCCCGGTGGGCGACACCCGCGAGCAGACCTCCAATTTCAGGCTGGTGGCCGCCACCAACCGCGACCTGGACGAGATGGTGCGTAACGGCGAGTTCCGCCAGGACCTGCTCTTCCGGCTCAAGACCATGCACATCCACCTGCCGCCGCTCATGGAGCGGCCCGAGGACATCCGTGCCCTGGCCGTGTTCCGCGTCCGCCAGTTGTGCAAGCAGTACGGCATGGCCCCCAAGGCCTTCGGCTCGGATTTCCACGCCGCCCTGGGGACCTACGACTGGCCCGGCAACGTACGCGAACTCTTCAGCGTCCTGGAGCGGGCCGTGGTGGCCTCGGGCGACGAAAAGACCCTGTACGCCATGCACCTGCCCCGCGAATTCCGCATCCGCATCGCCAAAGCGCAGATAGCCCGGATGACCGCCCCGGAGACGGAGATTTTGGAGAAGCTGGACAGCGAACCCGTGCGCAAGATCGGGCAGGACATCTTCGAGGACATCTTCGAGCAGGAGCTGCCCACGCTCAGGGAGTTCAAGGCCACGGCGGAAAAGGTCTACCTGTCCGAACTGGTCCGCCAGTGCGACGGCGACCTGCCCCGCATCCTCGAAGCGTCCAAGCTGTCCCGCTCACACTTCTACAGCCTGCTCAAGAAATACGGCCTGTCGCTCTGA
- a CDS encoding DNA-3-methyladenine glycosylase I, with the protein MPEFTSYCDFCHARAEDDVDRVYHDTRYGFPIHDDNELFGRLILEINQAGLSWRTILNKQDNFRRAYAEFDIRTVAEFNEADRERLLNDAGIIRNKLKVNAAIHNARAILGLQEEFGSFKDWLDANHPMSREEWTGLFKKHFKFVGGEIVGEFLMSSGYLKGAHVESCPVHQAILELGPAWARSEKP; encoded by the coding sequence ATGCCCGAATTCACTTCCTACTGCGATTTCTGCCACGCCCGCGCCGAAGACGACGTGGACCGCGTCTACCACGACACCCGGTACGGCTTCCCCATCCACGACGACAACGAGCTGTTCGGCCGCCTGATCCTGGAAATCAACCAGGCCGGACTGAGCTGGCGCACCATCCTGAACAAGCAGGACAACTTCCGCCGCGCCTACGCCGAATTCGATATCAGGACCGTGGCCGAATTCAACGAGGCGGACCGGGAACGGCTGCTGAACGACGCAGGCATCATCCGCAACAAGCTCAAGGTCAACGCGGCCATCCACAACGCCCGGGCGATCCTCGGCCTACAGGAGGAATTCGGCTCCTTCAAGGACTGGCTCGACGCCAACCACCCCATGTCCAGGGAAGAGTGGACCGGACTCTTCAAAAAACACTTCAAGTTCGTCGGCGGCGAGATCGTGGGCGAATTCCTGATGAGCTCCGGCTATCTCAAGGGGGCGCACGTGGAATCCTGCCCCGTCCATCAGGCCATCCTTGAACTGGGCCCTGCCTGGGCACGGTCCGAAAAGCCGTAA
- the nifJ gene encoding pyruvate:ferredoxin (flavodoxin) oxidoreductase: MSKMKTMDGNTAAAWVAYAMSETAAIYPITPSSTMGEIADEWAAQNRKNIFGQTVEVRQLQSEAGAAGAVHGSLAGGALTTTFTASQGLLLMIPNMYKIAGELLPCVFHVSARAIAAHALSIFGDHQDVMACRQTGFAMLAAASVQEVMDLSLVAHLSTVEASVPFVSFFDGFRTSHEIQKVEVIDYDDMKPLLNMDKVAEFRARSMNPEHPDVRGTAQNPDIYFQGREATNNDYDAIPAIVEEYMQKVAAVTGREYAPFDYVGAADAERVVIAMGSSCETIEEVVNHLVAKGEKVGLIKIRLYRPFSAKHFLAVLPASAKTVTVLDRTKEPGALGDPLYQDICTTLLEKGEGPAVIAGRYGLGSKEFTPAMAKAVFDNMASAAPQTRFTVGITDDVSQTSLVTAETLDTTPHGTVQCKFWGLGSDGTVGANKQAIKIIGDNTEMYAQGYFAYDSKKSGGITISHLRFGDEPIQSTYLVTAADYIACHNPSYVHLYDVLDGIKEGGTFVLNCAWAADDMDRELPAAMRRTIAEKNLKFYTVDAVKIAAEVGLGGRINMVMQTAFFKLADVIPFEEAVKLLKGGIEAAYGKKGPKIVDMNCAAVDKAADAINAIDVPASWADLADDEAATDDAPDYVKNVMRPVLAQKGDDLPVSAFTKDGTMPLSTAKWEKRGVAIMVPEWIKDNCIQCNQCAFVCPHSALRPVLADSDEMGNAPAGFETLDAKGKDVKGLNYRLQVDALDCLGCGNCADICPAKEKALVMKPIATQTEAQVPNWDFAQTVSFKEAFKRESVKGSQFRQSLMEFSGACSGCGETPYVKVLTQLFGERMIIANATGCSSIWGASAPSTPYCTNAEGHGPAWGNSLFEDAAEFGFGIEMGVNKRRDTLVAKCEAALETASGDVKAAIENWLAARGDAEASAETGAALKNALEGAADDSLKAIAEDADLFTKKSVWIFGGDGWAYDIGFGGLDHVIASGKDVNILVMDTEVYSNTGGQSSKATPLGSIAKFAAAGKVTGKKDLGRIAMTYGYVYVASVAMGADKQQMIKAFKEAEAYDGPSLIICYAPCINQGIKKGMGKTQFEQKLAVDSGYWPLYRYNPELVAQNKNPFQLESKAPDGTLQEFLSGENRYAMLERFHPELSKAFREKIEKDYADRYAIYTHLAEADYSKAEQGEEAETCGVSAENPGSGEPCDDGR, encoded by the coding sequence ATGTCCAAGATGAAGACGATGGACGGCAACACCGCCGCCGCCTGGGTGGCCTACGCCATGAGTGAAACCGCCGCCATCTACCCCATCACCCCATCATCCACCATGGGCGAGATCGCCGATGAATGGGCCGCGCAGAACCGCAAGAACATTTTCGGGCAGACCGTCGAGGTCCGCCAGCTCCAGTCCGAGGCCGGCGCAGCCGGTGCGGTCCACGGCTCCCTGGCCGGTGGCGCACTGACCACCACCTTCACCGCCTCCCAGGGCCTCCTGCTCATGATCCCCAACATGTACAAGATCGCGGGCGAACTGCTGCCCTGCGTCTTCCATGTTTCGGCCCGCGCCATCGCGGCCCACGCCCTGTCCATCTTCGGCGACCACCAGGACGTCATGGCCTGCCGCCAGACCGGCTTCGCCATGCTGGCCGCCGCCTCAGTCCAGGAGGTCATGGACCTCTCCCTGGTGGCCCACCTATCCACGGTGGAGGCGTCCGTGCCGTTCGTCTCCTTCTTCGACGGCTTCCGGACCTCCCACGAGATCCAGAAGGTCGAGGTCATCGACTACGACGACATGAAGCCCCTGCTGAACATGGACAAGGTGGCCGAGTTCCGCGCCCGATCCATGAACCCCGAACATCCGGATGTACGCGGCACCGCCCAGAACCCGGACATCTACTTCCAGGGCCGCGAGGCGACCAACAACGACTACGACGCCATCCCGGCCATCGTGGAAGAGTACATGCAGAAGGTCGCCGCCGTCACCGGCCGCGAATACGCCCCGTTCGACTACGTGGGCGCAGCCGACGCCGAGCGCGTGGTCATCGCCATGGGTTCCTCCTGCGAGACCATCGAGGAAGTGGTCAACCACCTGGTCGCCAAGGGCGAAAAGGTCGGCCTGATCAAGATCCGTTTGTACCGTCCCTTCTCCGCCAAGCATTTCCTGGCCGTGCTGCCCGCATCGGCCAAGACCGTCACCGTGCTCGACCGGACCAAGGAGCCCGGCGCGCTGGGCGATCCCCTGTACCAGGACATCTGCACCACCCTCCTGGAAAAGGGCGAAGGTCCCGCCGTCATCGCGGGCCGCTACGGACTGGGCTCCAAGGAATTCACCCCGGCCATGGCCAAAGCAGTGTTCGATAACATGGCGTCTGCCGCCCCCCAGACCCGCTTCACCGTGGGTATCACGGACGACGTCAGCCAGACCTCCCTTGTCACGGCCGAGACCCTGGACACCACCCCGCACGGCACCGTTCAGTGCAAGTTCTGGGGTCTCGGTTCGGACGGGACCGTGGGCGCGAACAAGCAGGCCATCAAGATCATCGGCGACAACACCGAAATGTACGCGCAGGGTTACTTCGCCTACGACTCCAAGAAGTCCGGCGGCATCACCATCTCCCATCTGCGCTTCGGCGACGAGCCCATCCAGTCCACCTACCTGGTGACCGCAGCCGACTACATCGCCTGCCACAACCCCAGCTACGTGCACCTCTACGACGTGCTGGACGGCATCAAGGAAGGCGGCACGTTCGTGCTGAACTGTGCCTGGGCCGCCGACGACATGGACAGGGAACTGCCCGCCGCCATGCGCCGCACCATTGCCGAGAAAAACCTGAAATTCTACACCGTGGACGCGGTCAAGATCGCCGCTGAAGTCGGCCTCGGAGGCCGCATCAACATGGTCATGCAGACCGCCTTCTTCAAGCTGGCCGACGTCATCCCGTTCGAGGAGGCCGTCAAGCTGCTCAAGGGCGGCATCGAGGCCGCTTACGGCAAGAAGGGCCCGAAGATCGTCGACATGAACTGTGCCGCCGTGGACAAGGCCGCCGACGCCATCAACGCCATCGACGTGCCCGCCTCCTGGGCCGACCTGGCCGACGACGAGGCCGCCACCGACGACGCGCCCGACTACGTGAAGAACGTCATGCGCCCGGTCCTGGCCCAGAAGGGCGACGACCTGCCCGTTTCCGCCTTCACCAAGGACGGCACCATGCCCCTGTCCACTGCCAAGTGGGAAAAGCGCGGCGTGGCCATCATGGTTCCCGAATGGATCAAGGACAACTGCATCCAGTGCAACCAGTGCGCGTTCGTCTGCCCGCACTCCGCCCTGCGCCCGGTCCTGGCCGACTCCGACGAGATGGGCAACGCCCCCGCCGGTTTCGAGACCCTGGACGCCAAGGGCAAGGACGTGAAGGGCCTGAACTACCGCCTCCAGGTGGACGCCCTGGACTGCCTGGGCTGCGGCAACTGCGCCGACATCTGCCCGGCCAAGGAAAAGGCGCTGGTCATGAAGCCCATCGCCACCCAGACCGAGGCCCAGGTGCCCAACTGGGATTTCGCGCAGACCGTGTCCTTCAAGGAAGCCTTCAAGCGCGAATCCGTCAAGGGTTCCCAGTTCCGCCAGTCGCTCATGGAATTCTCCGGCGCCTGCTCCGGTTGCGGCGAGACCCCGTACGTCAAGGTGCTGACCCAGCTCTTCGGCGAGCGCATGATCATCGCCAACGCCACGGGCTGCTCCTCCATCTGGGGCGCGTCCGCACCGTCCACCCCCTACTGCACCAACGCCGAAGGCCATGGTCCGGCATGGGGCAACTCCCTGTTCGAGGACGCGGCCGAGTTCGGCTTCGGCATCGAGATGGGCGTGAACAAGCGCCGCGACACCCTGGTCGCCAAGTGCGAAGCCGCCCTTGAGACCGCCTCCGGCGACGTCAAGGCCGCCATCGAAAACTGGCTGGCCGCACGGGGCGACGCAGAGGCTTCCGCCGAAACCGGCGCTGCCCTCAAGAACGCCCTGGAAGGCGCTGCCGACGACAGCCTGAAGGCCATCGCCGAGGACGCCGACCTGTTCACCAAGAAATCCGTCTGGATCTTCGGCGGCGACGGCTGGGCCTACGACATCGGTTTCGGCGGCCTGGACCACGTCATCGCCTCCGGCAAGGACGTAAACATCCTGGTCATGGACACCGAGGTCTACTCCAACACCGGCGGGCAGTCCTCCAAGGCCACCCCGCTCGGCTCCATCGCCAAGTTCGCCGCCGCAGGCAAGGTCACCGGCAAGAAGGACCTGGGCCGCATCGCCATGACCTACGGCTACGTCTACGTCGCCTCCGTGGCCATGGGCGCGGACAAGCAGCAGATGATCAAGGCCTTCAAGGAGGCCGAGGCCTACGACGGTCCTTCCCTGATCATCTGTTACGCACCGTGCATCAACCAGGGCATCAAGAAGGGCATGGGCAAGACCCAGTTCGAACAGAAGCTGGCCGTGGACTCCGGTTACTGGCCGCTCTACCGCTACAACCCCGAACTCGTCGCTCAGAACAAGAACCCGTTCCAGCTGGAGTCCAAGGCTCCCGACGGAACATTGCAGGAGTTCCTGTCCGGCGAAAACCGCTACGCCATGCTGGAGCGTTTCCACCCGGAACTCTCCAAGGCGTTCCGTGAAAAGATCGAGAAGGATTACGCCGACCGCTACGCCATCTACACCCACCTGGCCGAAGCTGATTACAGCAAGGCCGAGCAGGGCGAAGAGGCGGAGACCTGCGGCGTGAGCGCCGAAAATCCCGGCTCCGGCGAGCCGTGTGACGACGGCAGATAG
- a CDS encoding L-lactate permease has translation MALAPILTVFFFLVILRWPAKKAMPLALVVVTILAFFVWQVAGTVIAASIIQGVAIALAILWIVFGALLMLNTLTNSGAIAAIRAGFMGITPDRRIQAMIIAWCFGAFIEGAAGFGTPAAVCAPLLMALGFPAMGAVTVALIIQSTPVTFGAVGTPVLLGVKTGLDNPMVHDLLGKNGIEFMTYIHEIGATAALVHGLIGILIPTFLAVILTRFFGKEKSVAKGLEALPFGILAGLAFTVPYYLVAKFLGPEFPSLVGGLVGLAIVVTAAKNNFLTPKTTWDFDDRENWPKHWMGTWEPKFAEAPAHMTLLKAWSPYVLVAIFLVASRKFDVIKSALGSVAIPITDLFGTGIGYTIKPLYVPGFIFVCAVICAFFIQRMDFKALSSAAKQAGKTTLQASFALGFAIPMVRVFINSGTNASGLASMPLELANGVAGMVGEIWTGFAAVIGAMGAFIAGSNTVSNMMFSLFQFGVASQIDVPQSIIVALQAVGGAAGNMITVHNVVAAAAVVGLMDREGEIIRKTLIPLTYYLIMAAIIGTVLIGSGWGIVLK, from the coding sequence ATGGCTTTGGCACCGATTCTCACGGTGTTCTTTTTCCTCGTAATACTGCGCTGGCCCGCCAAAAAGGCCATGCCGCTGGCATTGGTCGTCGTTACCATTCTGGCATTCTTCGTCTGGCAGGTGGCCGGGACGGTCATCGCCGCGTCCATCATTCAGGGTGTAGCCATCGCCTTGGCGATCTTATGGATCGTCTTCGGTGCGCTGCTCATGCTCAACACACTCACCAACAGCGGCGCCATCGCGGCCATCCGCGCCGGTTTCATGGGAATTACTCCCGACCGTCGCATCCAGGCCATGATCATCGCATGGTGCTTCGGCGCATTCATTGAAGGCGCTGCCGGTTTCGGTACTCCCGCCGCGGTCTGCGCTCCGCTGCTCATGGCGCTGGGCTTCCCGGCAATGGGCGCTGTTACCGTTGCGCTGATCATCCAGTCCACCCCGGTCACCTTCGGTGCTGTCGGCACGCCCGTGCTGCTCGGCGTCAAGACCGGTCTGGACAACCCGATGGTCCACGACCTGCTCGGCAAGAACGGCATCGAGTTCATGACCTACATCCATGAGATCGGCGCCACCGCCGCTCTGGTTCACGGCCTCATCGGCATCCTGATCCCGACCTTCCTGGCCGTTATCCTGACCCGCTTCTTCGGCAAGGAAAAGTCCGTTGCCAAGGGCCTCGAAGCACTGCCTTTCGGCATCCTCGCCGGTCTGGCCTTCACCGTTCCCTACTACCTGGTTGCCAAGTTCCTCGGACCTGAGTTCCCGTCCCTGGTCGGCGGCCTCGTTGGCCTGGCCATTGTCGTCACCGCTGCCAAGAACAACTTCCTGACCCCCAAGACCACTTGGGACTTCGATGATCGCGAAAACTGGCCCAAGCACTGGATGGGCACCTGGGAACCGAAGTTCGCCGAGGCTCCCGCTCACATGACCCTGCTCAAGGCATGGTCCCCGTACGTCCTGGTCGCCATTTTCCTCGTCGCGTCCCGTAAGTTTGACGTCATCAAGTCCGCCCTCGGCTCCGTTGCCATCCCCATCACCGACCTGTTCGGCACCGGCATCGGCTACACCATCAAGCCCCTGTATGTGCCCGGCTTCATCTTCGTGTGCGCTGTCATCTGCGCCTTCTTCATCCAGAGGATGGACTTCAAGGCCCTTTCCAGCGCTGCCAAGCAGGCCGGTAAGACCACCCTGCAGGCTTCCTTCGCACTCGGCTTCGCCATCCCCATGGTCCGCGTGTTCATCAACTCCGGCACCAACGCATCCGGCCTGGCTTCCATGCCCCTGGAACTGGCCAACGGCGTCGCCGGCATGGTCGGCGAAATCTGGACCGGCTTTGCCGCCGTCATCGGCGCCATGGGCGCGTTCATCGCAGGCTCCAACACCGTGTCCAACATGATGTTCTCCCTGTTCCAGTTCGGTGTCGCCTCCCAGATCGACGTGCCGCAGTCCATCATCGTCGCCCTTCAGGCCGTCGGTGGCGCTGCCGGCAACATGATCACCGTCCACAACGTCGTTGCTGCCGCCGCAGTTGTCGGCCTGATGGACCGTGAAGGTGAAATCATCCGCAAGACGCTGATCCCTCTGACCTACTACCTGATCATGGCCGCCATCATCGGCACCGTGCTCATCGGGTCCGGCTGGGGTATCGTCCTCAAGTAG
- a CDS encoding FAD-binding oxidoreductase, whose product MSADKLIKDFIAVAGAENVMTSETDRHAYSYDAAVLDSVMPALVVRPETSEALGKCVKLCNDNGLPLTVRGAGTNLSGGTIPHPGGVVILTNGLNRILEINEQDMYAVVEPGVITAQFAAEVAKRGLFYPPDPGSQAVSTLGGNVAENAGGLRGLKYGVTKDYVMGVDFWDVNGELIKSGSRTVKCVTGYNLTGLMIASEGTLGVFDKIILKLIPPVQAAKSMMAIFPSMKAASETVAAIIANKIVPATLEMMDNFTIRTVENFRGAGLPTDAAALLLIEVDGHPAQVEDEAAMVEKICKENGATELKVAKNAAERDAVWQARRDALPALAKLRPTCVLEDATVPRSKIPAMIQALDEIAKELDLTIGTFGHAGDGNLHPTILTDKRDKAEWERVEKGVDMIFDRALALGGTLSGEHGIGLAKSKYLAQETSKGTIEYARRMKSVLDPKGILNPDKIIGK is encoded by the coding sequence ATGAGTGCCGATAAGCTCATCAAGGATTTCATAGCCGTTGCCGGCGCGGAAAATGTCATGACCAGCGAGACCGACCGTCACGCATACTCCTACGATGCAGCCGTGCTCGATTCCGTCATGCCCGCCCTGGTCGTCCGCCCCGAGACCAGCGAAGCCCTCGGCAAATGCGTGAAGCTGTGCAACGACAACGGCCTGCCCCTGACCGTGCGCGGCGCGGGCACCAACCTGTCCGGCGGCACCATCCCCCATCCCGGCGGCGTGGTCATCCTGACCAACGGCCTGAACCGGATTCTCGAAATCAACGAACAGGACATGTACGCCGTGGTCGAACCCGGCGTGATCACCGCCCAGTTCGCCGCCGAAGTCGCCAAGCGCGGCCTGTTCTATCCCCCGGACCCGGGCAGCCAGGCCGTCTCCACCCTGGGCGGCAACGTGGCCGAGAACGCGGGCGGCCTGCGCGGCCTGAAGTACGGCGTGACCAAGGACTACGTCATGGGCGTGGACTTCTGGGACGTCAACGGTGAACTCATCAAGTCCGGCTCCCGCACCGTCAAGTGCGTCACCGGCTACAACCTCACCGGCCTGATGATCGCTTCCGAGGGCACGCTTGGCGTGTTCGACAAGATCATCCTCAAACTCATTCCGCCCGTCCAAGCCGCCAAGTCCATGATGGCCATCTTCCCGTCCATGAAGGCCGCCTCCGAGACCGTTGCCGCCATCATCGCCAACAAGATCGTGCCCGCCACGCTCGAGATGATGGACAACTTCACCATCCGCACGGTCGAGAACTTCCGTGGCGCGGGCCTGCCCACCGATGCGGCCGCCCTGCTGCTCATCGAGGTTGACGGACACCCCGCACAGGTAGAGGATGAAGCCGCCATGGTCGAAAAGATCTGCAAGGAAAACGGCGCCACCGAGTTGAAAGTCGCCAAGAACGCCGCCGAGCGCGATGCCGTCTGGCAGGCCCGCCGCGACGCCCTGCCCGCCCTGGCCAAGCTCAGGCCCACCTGTGTCCTGGAAGACGCCACCGTGCCCCGGTCCAAGATTCCGGCCATGATCCAGGCCCTGGATGAAATCGCCAAGGAACTCGACCTGACCATCGGCACCTTCGGCCACGCCGGAGACGGCAACCTGCACCCCACCATCCTGACCGACAAGCGCGACAAAGCCGAGTGGGAACGTGTGGAAAAGGGTGTGGACATGATCTTCGACCGCGCCCTGGCATTGGGCGGGACCCTTTCCGGCGAACACGGCATCGGTCTGGCCAAGTCCAAGTACCTGGCCCAGGAAACTTCCAAGGGCACCATCGAATACGCCCGCCGCATGAAGTCCGTTCTCGACCCCAAGGGCATTCTGAACCCCGACAAGATTATAGGAAAATAG
- a CDS encoding (Fe-S)-binding protein, with protein MADIHKLAQLFQELDDQLVNCMKCGMCQAVCPVFAQSGKEADVTRGKLALLEGLTHEMLTDPEGVNEKLNRCLLCGTCQSNCPSGVSVMDIFLKARAIMTGYFGLSPVKRTIFRGLLKNPKLFNTLTSMGATFQGLFTKPMNDMLGSSCARFNAPVVGDRHFKTLAKKPLHKIVPELDTPAGKSGIKVGFYVGCVIDKMFPHVGESILKVLAHHGVGVYMPSGQACCGIPALSSGDTDTFDSLVRHNMEKLVAGEFDYLVTGCATCTATIKELWPGMYRGDSSLKYDLGVIERKTMDISQFLVDILKVEPAKITGGRSVTYHDPCHLKNSLGVTAQPRTVIKAAGCDFKEMTEAGTCCGCGGSFNIAHYDLSKKIGGRKADNIIASGADVAATSCPACMLQITDMLSRKEARKEVRHVIELYADSL; from the coding sequence ATGGCCGATATCCACAAGCTCGCTCAACTGTTCCAGGAGCTGGACGACCAGTTGGTCAACTGCATGAAGTGCGGCATGTGCCAGGCTGTCTGTCCGGTCTTCGCCCAGTCCGGGAAGGAAGCGGACGTCACGCGCGGCAAGCTCGCCCTGCTTGAGGGCCTGACCCACGAGATGCTGACCGACCCCGAGGGCGTCAACGAGAAGCTCAACCGGTGCCTGCTCTGCGGCACCTGCCAGTCCAACTGCCCGTCCGGGGTGTCCGTCATGGACATCTTCCTCAAGGCGCGGGCCATCATGACCGGCTACTTCGGCCTGTCCCCGGTCAAGCGGACCATCTTCCGGGGCCTGCTCAAGAATCCTAAGCTGTTCAACACCCTGACCTCCATGGGTGCCACCTTCCAGGGATTGTTCACCAAGCCGATGAACGACATGCTCGGCTCCTCCTGCGCCCGGTTCAATGCGCCGGTCGTGGGCGACCGCCACTTCAAGACCCTGGCCAAGAAACCGCTGCACAAGATCGTGCCCGAGCTGGACACCCCGGCCGGCAAGTCCGGCATCAAGGTCGGCTTCTACGTGGGCTGCGTCATCGACAAGATGTTCCCCCACGTGGGCGAATCCATCCTCAAGGTGCTCGCCCACCACGGAGTGGGCGTGTACATGCCCTCGGGCCAGGCCTGCTGCGGCATTCCGGCCCTGTCCAGCGGCGACACCGACACCTTCGATTCGCTGGTGCGGCACAACATGGAGAAACTGGTTGCCGGGGAGTTCGACTACCTGGTCACCGGGTGCGCAACCTGTACCGCGACCATCAAGGAGCTGTGGCCCGGCATGTACCGTGGCGACTCCTCTCTCAAGTATGACCTCGGCGTCATCGAGCGGAAAACCATGGACATCAGCCAGTTCCTTGTTGATATACTGAAAGTGGAGCCCGCAAAGATCACCGGCGGCAGGTCCGTGACCTATCACGACCCCTGCCACCTCAAGAACTCCCTCGGCGTCACCGCCCAGCCCAGGACCGTCATCAAGGCTGCCGGGTGCGACTTCAAGGAAATGACCGAAGCGGGTACCTGCTGCGGCTGCGGCGGCAGCTTCAATATCGCCCACTACGACCTGTCGAAGAAGATCGGCGGCCGCAAGGCGGACAACATCATCGCTTCCGGCGCGGACGTGGCTGCCACCAGCTGTCCCGCCTGCATGCTCCAGATCACGGACATGCTCTCCCGCAAGGAGGCGCGCAAGGAAGTCAGGCACGTCATCGAGCTATACGCCGACAGCCTGTAA